ACATTTGCAACATTTTGCACCAATTTTGCAATCAATCATTTTTGGTGACCCTTGCAATTGTGTGAATTGAATGTGGAATACGCCTTTGCTTTGAACTTGCAGCCCCTGAATGGACACCACTTCTTTTCACTCTTAAATGAGCCCTGAGATGagttcacatacagtatctctCTCGACAAATGGCTGcttaaactcacacacacagggcaatGGAAGTTGATGTTCAAATCATGACTATTCCACTCTACCACTACACCGCTAATGTATTCTTGACAAATGTACTTTCAATTAATTAAAAGTactaaatatacacacacacagttactgtaCAGGCAAGGTAAAGGAGACCACAGAAAAAACTTCTCGCCAAATTGTACATGCAAACAAGAAGCAAAATTTCTTAGAACTCATTTGGGATGcgattttccattactatattaaaacatacagacagaggctataataatgtgcaatataaagtgtcttatattctttttttttagcacaacctAGGCAGTCTGATGAAATTTtgaccaactatataaacacacctgagcaaaaagcaaaaaacatttgttctaAACATTTATTCTAAAACTGCAaactaaatatatatgtataatatatgtgtatacatttgtccatttttgtgGACTTAAATGagtctttgttgtgtgttttttttaacactgtcCTTTGAAAAGTCCGCCTTTTTCTTGGTCGCAGTTTACATCACGTCACGGGTGAGAACAGCTGATCGGTGACGTCATCCAGGCGCAGCAGGTtgacaacacagcagcagcggcggcggcagagaCACAAGTTTCCCCTTGTGAAGTCAAAGTGGACACGGACtcagtgcagacagacagacagacagacagagatgccGATCTACTGCTGCGTGTTCCACTGTGACAATGACAGCGACGCGACTGGACTCTACAAGTAAGTGAGGTGTCGGTTTATTCAGAGACCAAACTTGCctcgttgtttgttttcaacGCGAGATGAAGTGACACAGAAGTCACCGTGTTCTTTCTTCAACGTGAACAACGTGAGTGACACAGCGCAGTGCGGTCACGTGGTATCTTCTTGTATTGTGATTAAATCACAGAGTGACAAAACACCTTTACTGGAACCACACAACGAAAGATGTAAcagcacatttatttgtttttttttgtttgttgtgtgtgtgtgttttttttttaaatgtagccAAAGTAATTCTGAAGCTGagtcaaaatgttttcattgttgttgtttttccggAGAAACAGAAACTCAGGGACCAGAATATGTCTGCTCAGTactataatatgtataataatatgttaatttgtctctgtgtttacttttttaatgattaaactATGGCTAAAACAACTTACttcattaatcaattactacattaatttttattatcgatcctttccaggtttggaccaattaatcaattattaaaataatcagcCCTAAATTTAACCAAGCTcaagctgtgtttttaaaacagaattaaagcagatcttaaatgtgtctttctttgctccacattataaagaaaacatgacgaTTGAATAATTGTGCTTTGTGGATAAAAGCAACACcatcaacattttattgaccaaacatctcatcaattaatcaagaaaatacacacattaattGCTTGATTGAGATTGCAGATGTTGTGGTTATCACTGGGGTTTTGCAGTAATCTCATCAGCAGGAATGAAATGGattcaataaaatatgaagCAGTGAAGTCGTGACAGTGTTGCTGTCCTTAAGTAGAAAATTCACATctctactttactttgttatttaccaacctttacttttactccactacatttcctctaactatatTTGTTActcattaaataaaatcagaagaagaagagttggtattatggtctgtatttatatagagcttttctaatCTAGTCTATGAGCTACTttacacatctttcatacccattcattcacacccTTCAACATacagacgagcagagccaggaatttaatcTACAACCTCCACCTACCACTGAGCCGCCATGGCACAATCCTAActcctctcttttttaatacttttacttctaaaacttaagtacatgtTATATCAgcaaatgacttttgatacttaagtacagtaaatgtcatatactttaagacttttacttaagtaatattataaaaagtaattttctgataagATACtttccctttaaggtactttataaaAGCGATAGTCTCTGCGGCTGCTACCAACActgtggctttgtttgtttttaatgaggcATCACCTGAAAATATCCTCACACAACAGTTCTGAGCATGCAACGGTGGAATCATATCACACTCTGTTGCTACCGAGGCATCAGATTGccgaggttgtgctgaaaaaaaaagaatacaagacactctatattgcacataatTATAGtctctgtacatactgtatgttataacATAGTAATAGAAAAAAGCATCcggaatgctctgtgttctaagggttaaaaattATTACGGtgtgatatttgttttcttcagtctgtagaatatgatcaggacaatatttcacctaaaatgttaatttgacGCACAtattggctttaagaaatattgtgcCTTCTTGAAAATTGCAGTGGGCCTTATTGCGATTTCGATAATATTTCagttaattgttcagccctattcCAAATTAGATAACTTGCTGTCAATAGAACAgcaaacagtatttctgatttgaAGTACCACCAAGTACCAAGCTctcgtaccactggtggtacacgtaccgcAGTTTGAGAACTGTGGCTCTAAAGGAAGATCCTGAACGCGTCTCACATTATGTTTCAGGTTCCCACTACATGACCCGGcgcagctgcagcagtggctGAGGAACATGGGACGTGAGAACTGGACTCCCTCTCCACATCACCACATCTGCCAGGAACATTTTGCTCCTTCGTGTTTCAAGGAGCGATGGGGGGTCCGTTACCTTGACAACGACGCTGTTCCCACAGTCTTCCAAAAGGCAGAGGTAAAAATTCAAGTACatcttaataaaatattttgtcataGCAATGCTGTAAGCTGCTATGTCCCATTATCATTTACACAACAGGGTAAGAGAAGCAGAAAGTTTTTGTAGACATGGgccattgaaagtgcttgaatttgataTTTAGAGCGACTAACGTTACGCAAGTGAGAGCCGATGACGACGTGATGCcggggaaatgaaaattccaagatctctgtctcactaaagaaaaatacaaagactgactttgaccaagatcccaaggacaatcacttgtccagatgcagagcaaatcaataaaagtggacgccctGATTTAAGCGATTCTTACAAGTTGCCTTCACATTTTAAGCTGTGTCGGCACATTCGGTACTTGAAACTGaaggaattggtcctggaaagtccttgaatttgatgtcaaccaaggtgtgggaaccctgaaacacatttttgtaccACTTTGTTCAATGAATTACCCAGAGAtttctgtgcaaacacacacatttttcaggGGTCATTTTGTTTTCGATTTTCTATGATTTTGGCgacacatttctgtctctcaTTTCAacgttttcttttcatttttaaagtgtAAGTGTCTACATTTAAAGGGTATTTTTTGGCAGTAATTGAATATAATGATGATTCATTTGCTTCAGTTAGTTTCTAATCAAAGTGGTTGTGATTGTTAGGAATAGTGCAGTAAAAGCTGGTATGAAATAATCACTTTTGCTTCTGTCTAGAAACGGAAAGCGACAGAACAGCACGAGGAGTCAAAGAGGCTGAGAGCTGACGGCAATCAAAGCCTGACGGTGTCGGGTGACAGGACGGGGGCTGTCGACGCTGTCGAGAGGCAGAGCGCGTCGCGCGCGGTCCAACTGTACGAGATCACCATCGACCCATGTGACGCCGGTCTAGTGGAGTTGAGCGACTCCTATCTTCACACAGACCTGAACACGCTGGCATCAGCAGATGGGTTTGAAACAAGGGGGAATATTCCTTTAACTGTATTCCAGACAGTAGACGGTACGAGTTACAGCGGAGAGAACGCAGAGGTGGTAGTGATGTCTGAAGGCCCTGCTGGTCAAGGGCAAGACGAGCCTATGAGTGGAATCAATGCTGTCACTTTAATATGGGGCCGTGGGCTGCTCATGAAAGACTCCACCCTTCGCTGTACACATGAGACCGTGGCCTCGCTCACAGTCGAAGACGTGACCCTCTCCACTGAGGACTTATTTGACACGCAAGAAGGCCACAAAACCCAAGTCACCGTCTACTTTGAGACCATACCAGTTTTCCCCTTTGAGACCGCGCCCCGCTTCACCTCCCACCCGGAAACAGTACTGACGTCAGCTCTGAGCTCCAGGCCCATTCCGTCTACACTGCCGCTCGTGTCCAAATACACGCCGCCACCTCCACCCTCGTACCAGGTCGTCACCATGGAGACGTTCGACACAGACCATGGAGAGGGAAGTGCTGGCGAACCGGAGGACGATAGCATGGATCATCAGGATCACCAGCTGGAGGAGCATTGGTGGGAACCAGGaacctgtgtttttattcagggAACATTCTTTTGAACTAGTGAAATCATATCAAATCaagtttttatttgcttttcttcatatattacatattttaaaatgctttttgtgCAGaatcaaaaaatcaaaacatttatttttgtcagagtgtgtgtcagtgcgtCATACAGTCCGAATCTGAATCTAGCCAAATTTGAATATGTCTTTTAATCGCTGtattgcagctttaacacatttctcaacatgtcattttacatgTACAGCTACCATAAGAACACGCCGAGTCAGGAGCAGCTGGTCTCCGTCGAGGTGGAGCTGCAGAAGAAGCAGCGTCGCCACCGACACCTGAAAAGGATTCTCGGTCTGGAAAACACGGTCGGCCAGCTGAGGCAAAGCAACCTGCACATCGAGGAGCGAGTACAGCTGCTCGAGAAGGTACAACGAACCGTggattattttcaaataaactaCCTTTCTGTAGACCTTAACCCTCCTTTCTGTTGGAGGTTGACGTAGCTGTAATCTTGTGTAGATGTTGGTGGTTGAAGGTCAATGGTCAAGATCACAGTGACCAGTGAATATTAAATTGagcattattataatttttttttaacctaggCTTGCATACAGACCAGTGCATCTGTGGCAGATGCCGTTGAGACCGTGGCCATCCTTTGCGAAGAGGACAGCGCCGCTTACCTCTACACTCTACTCACTGACGTACAGGAAAACCTGTGAGGCACCAGTGTACActgaacatctgtgtgtgtgtgtgtgtctattgtGCCAAAAATAATGAGACATGGTGAATGTTCTTATGTAGTGATGCAATATTTCCCCCTGATCTGTGggtaaagagagagacagtgtggtGGTGGCGGGTCTTCTGAGTGTAATATGTGACgatgatgaatgtgtttatattaaGGGCTTCACCCTCTTCCCACGACCTTTAGTCAACCCTTCCTTGTGTTTGATGTATTAAAGTTTTTTGTGATACCTGCCTCTGCTGTGTCATTTCTGTAGCTTCTGTGAATGCACAGCG
This Solea senegalensis isolate Sse05_10M linkage group LG8, IFAPA_SoseM_1, whole genome shotgun sequence DNA region includes the following protein-coding sequences:
- the LOC122772983 gene encoding THAP domain-containing protein 5-like, giving the protein MPIYCCVFHCDNDSDATGLYKFPLHDPAQLQQWLRNMGRENWTPSPHHHICQEHFAPSCFKERWGVRYLDNDAVPTVFQKAEKRKATEQHEESKRLRADGNQSLTVSGDRTGAVDAVERQSASRAVQLYEITIDPCDAGLVELSDSYLHTDLNTLASADGFETRGNIPLTVFQTVDGTSYSGENAEVVVMSEGPAGQGQDEPMSGINAVTLIWGRGLLMKDSTLRCTHETVASLTVEDVTLSTEDLFDTQEGHKTQVTVYFETIPVFPFETAPRFTSHPETVLTSALSSRPIPSTLPLVSKYTPPPPPSYQVVTMETFDTDHGEGSAGEPEDDSMDHQDHQLEEHCYHKNTPSQEQLVSVEVELQKKQRRHRHLKRILGLENTVGQLRQSNLHIEERVQLLEKACIQTSASVADAVETVAILCEEDSAAYLYTLLTDVQENL